The stretch of DNA attaaaaatccgttttatatattaattttaataacaaatattttatatttaggcAGAGGAGTTAGGGGCGCTGGCTGTGCAAACAATTGCGGATAAAATAGCAAATAAATCACAATAagttaatgtatatataatttataaaaaattattatatatataatattatttataaaaaatatcaattacaGTTGTAAgactattatatatttgttttcttCTGAAATATCCTTATGGTGATACTTTTGTTTACACCACAACTCACAAAAGAAGTTAAACAACCcaaaagtttaaaaatctCTGAAACTTTGTGTGTAAGTAGAGTAGTTCATCCATAATACAAAACTAATGttgtatataacaaaattaatgttgtattttattgaaatatatgttacaactttttaaattttatataatgttaaataaattttatctttcccCAGGATCGTCGAATgcttattaaattgaaaaaaagaatcatgtttattttctataaatatatttattcttaaaatgacaataataaaaaaagtataatattttttacacattaaATATAAGTGTAAGCAGCTCACAGTCTATGAGCTGACTCTTATCGAAATTATCGCTGTTGTGACTAGCGCTCAGTCATCGTCATGTGCGTGTCAGTAAATCGAGCCGTTAGAGTTTTATTCCATTCATTATGCTAATTCTGGCGGTGATCAGACACCTATGTTCGCAAAGTCGTAAAACCTCGTTGATTCGTTTCGAAGCATGCTTTCAATGGTCCATTGATGAACGTAAATGTTCCACGTGTTGAGCGACATCGGCAACTCATTTCCTCTCTGATCATTCACGATGCTCTTTACAAAACTCGGCGAACCGACGTTTACGCCAAtctcaaaatatttatatctgttGAACGGTGGAATTTGATTTTACTCAGTCTAATGAATTTTTtgataacatttattttacaaagcaGTTGTAGAACTGACTCAAAACACAAAATCCGACAAATACAAAAGAGCTCTAACATACAAAAGAATAGCTttaatataagataaaaatataagaaatatcaCAAATTAAGAATTACAATATCTACTCATCTATGCTTAGCCAAGCCGCTAATACGCAAGTTTATTTAGCTCGCTTACTCGCTACGGAAAGGGGCGAGTTTTTCCCCTTACTTTATTTCCTTCTAATGTTACgctaatatttttcaatgtaTCGACGAACCTGACAGAGCGAAAATTAAGATCGTAGAATTACCTACATTTAACACTCTCTTAATTATTTGATCTATTCAACACACTACAACATTATTACaagcattaaatttttcaatgtttAACGGTTTCGTGAGCATGTCTGCTACTTGATTATTAGTCAGACAATACTTAAGATTAATAACTTTATCTTAAACCAACTCATGTACAAATCTATATTTAACGTCTATATGCGTGGCTGATTTATTACCTCGTTTGTCATTAACATTATAGCGCTCTGGTTGTCGACattcaatttaatatcaatagGCTCGCTGAACAATTTTTTGAGTAAAgtttttagatatattagtTCACAACAGCACTCCGCTGCTGTTATATATTCTGCTTCTGCGCTCGATAAAGCTATTATTTGCTGTTTTCTAGAACACTAACTTGGTGTTCTTCCTGCGTATAATATGATGTAGCCCGTTGTGCTGCGTCTAAAATCCACATCTTTAGCGAAATCAGCATTACAGTAGACTTTCAACTAATTTAGTTTTTCTCCATCGGTGTACTTAATTTCTTCGCTGATGCTTCTTCTTAAGTATTTCAGGATATACTTCGCGTCATTTATATTATCTCGAGTATATTCCTCAATGTATCTACTGCTAAAATTAACCGCAAATAATATGTCTGGTCTGATTTTCGTAGACAGATAAAGCATGTTCTCTATTAGTTGTCTGTATGGAAAGTCTCTTTTCACCAGAGATGCTTGATTGCtttcttctaatatttttGGAGTCTTCACAGGTTTTGCATTATCCATTTCATACTGTTTCAGCATCTTTTCGGTATAGGCAATCTGTGTCAATTTTAGTCCTCCATCTCCTTTAGTTATCTCCATTCCGACAAAAGTCTTTAGATTTCTTATTATTGTCATTTTAAATTCTGTGCTCAAGTCTTTTAACACCTCTTCCATTTTAGTCATTTTGTTTCCTACGAGAATTTCGTCATCCACTTATATTCCCATAATAAGAttgctttccttttttctaaatatgcaATGCTCACTTTCGAGCAGcttaaatctctttttcttcaggAAATCTGTGAATTTGATATTCCACCTCAACAATGCTTGTTTCAAGATGTAAAGGgcctttttcaatttaaagatttttccCTTACAATTTGTATTCTTTTGGAAAATACATATTCCCAGATAGCAAAATCTATCCGAGCAAATAATACCACACACTTGCCACAAATTTTGGCGACAAAACGGCTGAAAATATGTAACAAAATTTGTGATATCAAACGTTGTTGATAAATTGTAACCAAAATTGCAGCAAAACATGCGCTGATTATTGACGTCAAATTGACACCAACTATTTAGTAAAGTTTTACATTGACTTGACACTAAATTTGCGCCAAATTGCGAGCAAGTCTTAACAATAAAAACCAGACAGCAAATTGACGTCAAATAGCAAGAAAGTGTTAACGACAAGAGCCCAACGGCAAGTTGACTCTAAACAACGAGCAAATTGACGACAACAGCCTGATGGCAAATTGACGTCAAATAGTGAGCAAATTTTAGCGAGAAAATACCAATGGCAAATTATTGCCAAAACTTGCTCGTTGTTTGGCGGCAAAAGTCTGGCAGTAAATTGACGCCAAATAAGAAACAAACCTTGTCTTGATGTAATCATTTTTtggtataataatattattataattgttttttctaaattacaaaaaaactgaaattaatatattttatattatagaaCGTAAAATACAATACACATAAAAACcggtttacatttttacatcaCTAAACAATACCTACATTACAGAATATAACACACACTATTAAAAACGATTTTGAGTGGAGGAAGGAGAGGGAGATAATGAGAGGAAAACTAATAGAACTGGAAATAAAAGTggaggaaggaagaaaggagTGTTCGGAGACGAAGAATAAAGTGATAAAGTTGGAGAAAATTATAGATGAAAGGGATAaaaacgaaaggaaaaaaaatgtaattataaaaggGATTAGAAATAcggaggataaaaaaaaatggaaggagaggtgaaagaaatattaaagaaattggAGATAGATATAGAGGCGGAGAAGATAAAGATGGTagaggagggaaaaggggagaGGGGTGGGATAGTACTACTAAACATGAGGAATGAAGAGGATAAAGAGagaacaatgaaaaaaaaagagaaactaaAAGGGACAAAGATTTGGATGCAGGAGGATAGATCctggaaggaaagaaaaatagagagaaataTGAGAGAGATAGCAagaatagaaagagagaagggaaggaAGGTATGGGTAAgtggaataaaaatgaacattGAAGGAAAGTGGTGGTGGTGGAACCAGTATAAGGAAGACTTGATGGACGGAAGAGGAGATAGAAAGAAGAAGGACGCTCAGGGggaaggagaggagaggaaagaaggaaga from Cardiocondyla obscurior isolate alpha-2009 linkage group LG04, Cobs3.1, whole genome shotgun sequence encodes:
- the LOC139101918 gene encoding uncharacterized protein, which encodes MTKMEEVLKDLSTEFKMTIIRNLKTFVGMEITKGDGGLKLTQIAYTEKMLKQYEMDNAKPVKTPKILEESNQASLVKRDFPYRQLIENMLYLSTKIRPDILFAVNFSSRYIEEYTRDNINDAKYILKYLRRSISEEIKYTDGEKLN